A genomic segment from Cricetulus griseus strain 17A/GY chromosome 8, alternate assembly CriGri-PICRH-1.0, whole genome shotgun sequence encodes:
- the LOC100757258 gene encoding C-type lectin domain family 4 member K — protein MPEVKMKESEAPDAHFTVDKQNISLWPREPPPKPDLSPVLRKPLSLRVAFICLSLVLVASIVLQAVFYPRLVDKILDVKSDAQMLRDRADNISSLGSVLEKDRGRVEEAEVQIQILNTSLTRARSQILSLRIIMEQASAQISVLTRNWEEVDSLSSKIPELQRDLDKSSALNAKVRGLQNSLENVNKLLQRQSDILEMVSRGWKYFGGNLYYFSYTPKTWYSAEQSCISRDAHLTSVTSESEQEFLYKSADRLPCWIGLTKAGTEGHWYWVDGTLFNKEQSKRFWIPGEPNNTGNNEHCGNIRVSSLQAWNDASCDSKFPFICKRPFIQAIP, from the exons ATGCCAGAGGTGAAGATGAAGGAGAGTGAGGCCCCTGATGCCCACTTCACAGTGGACAAGCAGAACATCTCCCTCTGGCCTCGAG AGCCTCCTCCCAAGCCAGATCTGTCTCCAGTCCTGAGGAAACCTCTCAGCCTCCGTGTGGCCTTCATCTGTCTGTCATTGGTGCTGGTCGCCTCTATTGTGCTTCAAGCTGTTTTCT ATCCCAGGTTGGTGGACAAAATATTGGATGTGAAGAGCGATGCTCAGATGTTGAGAGATCGTGCGGACAATATCAGCAGTCTGGGTTCTGTTCTGGAGAAGGACAGAGGCCGTGTGGAGGAGGCTGAAGTTCAGATTCAGATCCTGAACACAAGCCTAACCCGGGCGCGTTCCCAGATTCTGTCTTTGCGGATCATCATGGAGCAAGCCAGTGCTCAAATCAGTGTGTTAACACGAAACTGGGAAGAGGTTGATAGTCTTAGTTCCAAAATCCCGGAGCTGCAAAGAGATCTGGATAAGTCCAGCGCCTTGAATGCGAAGGTCCGAGGACTGCAGAACAGCTTGGAGAATGTCAACAAGCTGCTCCAAAGACAGA GTGACATTCTGGAGATGGTGTCCCGAGGCTGGAAGTACTTCGGGGGGAACTTATATTACTTTTCTTATACCCCCAAGACCTGGTACAGCGCGGAGCAGTCCTGCATTTCTAGGGATGCTCATCTGACCTCAGTGACCTCAGAATCGGAGCAA GAGTTTCTCTACAAGTCAGCAGATAGGCTTCCATGCTGGATTGGTCTCACCAAGGCAGGGACTGAAGGGCACTGGTACTGGGTGGATGGGACGTTATTCAACAAGGAACAAAGTAAAAG GTTCTGGATTCCAGGTGAACCCAACAATACTGGGAACAACGAGCACTGTGGCAACATCAGGGTGTCCTCCCTCCAGGCGTGGAATGATGCTTCCTGTGACTCTAAGTTCCCTTTCATCTGTAAGCGACCCTTCATCCAGGCAATCCCATGA